A single genomic interval of Paenibacillus macerans harbors:
- a CDS encoding SRPBCC family protein, which yields MRSPIENPKLMQEQEDWVLVLERVLNHPPEKVWDALTRADQVSKWGPFSTDKDLTEVGPVRLKHINTPEAEEMEGYVLEVNAPYLLVFRWGADILRWELAALDRGKTTLVLRHRFAERKQAPSYAAGWHLCLDGLAGTLAGEQMPSMVGEEALKYGWQELYEVYEEKLGIRTK from the coding sequence ATGAGATCGCCGATTGAGAATCCAAAGCTTATGCAAGAGCAGGAGGACTGGGTGCTTGTACTGGAACGGGTATTGAATCATCCGCCGGAAAAAGTTTGGGACGCGCTGACCCGGGCCGATCAAGTCTCGAAGTGGGGGCCGTTTTCAACGGACAAGGATTTGACCGAGGTGGGGCCAGTAAGGCTGAAGCATATCAACACGCCTGAGGCAGAAGAGATGGAAGGATATGTTTTAGAGGTTAACGCTCCCTATCTGCTTGTGTTCCGCTGGGGTGCAGATATTCTGCGCTGGGAACTGGCCGCCCTTGACCGAGGTAAGACGACCCTGGTGCTGCGGCATCGGTTTGCGGAGCGCAAACAAGCGCCTTCCTACGCGGCGGGTTGGCATCTTTGCCTGGATGGTTTGGCCGGAACGCTGGCCGGCGAGCAAATGCCCTCGATGGTGGGGGAAGAAGCGCTCAAATACGGTTGGCAGGAATTGTACGAGGTCTATGAGGAAAAGCTGGGGATCCGCACGAAATGA
- a CDS encoding deoxynucleoside kinase encodes MSHDFHIPQDALITVAGTVGVGKSTLTSALAARLGFRTSMEKVDQNPYLEKFYHDFERWSFHLQIYFLAERFKEQKAIFEAGGGFVQDRSIYEDTGIFAKMHADQGTMSKTDYETYSSLFEAMVMTPYFPHPDVLIYLEGELSSILKRIRLRGREMEIQTDVSYWEQMYKRYAKWIEEFDACPVLRLNIDEYDATDEASLDEIIRQAAEIIQASRARRNK; translated from the coding sequence ATGAGCCATGATTTTCATATTCCCCAAGACGCTTTGATCACGGTCGCGGGCACCGTAGGCGTAGGCAAATCCACGCTGACTTCAGCCCTGGCGGCCCGGCTCGGCTTCCGCACTTCGATGGAGAAGGTCGATCAGAACCCCTATCTGGAGAAGTTTTACCACGATTTTGAAAGATGGAGCTTTCATCTGCAAATTTATTTTTTGGCCGAACGTTTTAAGGAGCAAAAAGCGATTTTCGAAGCGGGCGGCGGATTTGTGCAGGACCGTTCGATTTACGAGGACACCGGTATTTTTGCCAAAATGCATGCCGACCAGGGCACAATGTCCAAAACCGATTACGAAACATACAGCAGCCTGTTTGAGGCGATGGTGATGACGCCGTATTTTCCGCATCCGGATGTGCTGATCTATTTGGAAGGCGAGCTGTCTTCGATTTTGAAGCGGATCCGGCTGCGGGGCCGGGAAATGGAAATCCAAACCGACGTATCCTATTGGGAGCAGATGTATAAGCGCTATGCCAAATGGATCGAGGAGTTTGACGCGTGCCCGGTGCTGCGGCTGAATATCGACGAATACGATGCCACGGATGAGGCCTCGCTGGACGAGATCATCCGCCAGGCGGCGGAGATCATTCAAGCGTCGCGGGCGCGGCGAAACAAATAG
- a CDS encoding DUF5704 domain-containing protein has protein sequence MDYSLRYKYSTRYDGADKFMAEYYIPMLVNYKGYVVEKKKMRVLDNATLAVGQTKEMKAQVATLEYNMSDWNDNWYDVTTASETVWTSDNSAVAAVDASGKVTAKSKGTATITAQWKKGPYWLYGAAAITVGTGGDPEGPEDPDGPPGVKCTKPSPERSMAGEDFNPNASAVIKADSRGSERFNVADGIPTSESLYGNVTAKEYLYNYKYNKMAGTCTFTVPVTRDFNLRWVEYVFGVGYKHRSENVTLTYDVKVTKPYAYWAVAEFQLYEIVRATLLNYAFEGGGISILPAGYDPPDFVLAAYSTHIQPPPQIKTIVLRDKDIDGGTKRPDIENDTRERGEMEAEGSKRAPKLYVRNDLLEFAGQTIMNDGWVEGQTEMPGEIPEARIINDNVLYSPDHIIPTSKTNKADQASSGRIYYEIMNGSTDADANKDFPIYGINSVTVHTPVVIYPSVSDDRAHNQKTNPAEGRSAIILDRPFTVEMPNSGQHANYLGYGNRNYLKYIGSKQVRFPFDVYDGTKSAFYSKNTWIEVDKSKESFAFFLPVWVDEGFYDVEFRTIAHNAPSGATDQTNANLDLKHHIAYDTVPVDAIGRVYDFRVTDIADYNWESVFRTEKGGRTPTGASYWVGLNGIDGAARGNTSRFTLPIRPGSHPLYNNAVIKTGYHFKFDLKTKGNMFGAQDQIAITPAFYFIDAKKGTRTPVDLYYHTGSKSYVKIGSPSDKVQRYVVLNERLRNVPAEELTDTALYKYDHDYTFNQVAGIGRSQFVQNFIRKTTKQRTAVGSFSLLRLPEGVRTLIGPKTDLPPSVDPARANAAVQKWYGEYSLPADLYAVAAGTNVAEYGRTHGGLTDKSPIFLKDGYIVVNFNIETVRDGNTDKPHLQYIDAPLMNQWFGLEGFRRSADDPYGRTFALLDGDVVFYHADQSSRGDFRSMVTH, from the coding sequence TTGGACTACAGTTTAAGATATAAATACTCCACCCGCTACGACGGAGCGGACAAATTTATGGCCGAATACTACATCCCGATGCTTGTCAATTACAAAGGGTACGTGGTCGAGAAAAAGAAAATGCGCGTGCTGGACAACGCCACGCTGGCGGTGGGTCAGACCAAGGAGATGAAAGCTCAGGTAGCGACACTCGAATATAATATGTCGGATTGGAACGACAATTGGTATGATGTCACAACGGCTTCCGAAACGGTATGGACGTCTGACAATAGTGCGGTGGCTGCTGTAGATGCTTCAGGGAAAGTGACCGCCAAGTCCAAAGGAACGGCCACGATCACCGCCCAGTGGAAAAAAGGACCGTACTGGCTGTATGGAGCGGCCGCAATTACGGTCGGAACTGGCGGGGACCCCGAGGGTCCCGAAGACCCGGATGGGCCGCCAGGCGTAAAATGTACGAAACCATCACCTGAGCGATCTATGGCCGGCGAGGATTTTAATCCTAACGCGAGCGCAGTCATTAAAGCAGACAGCCGGGGAAGTGAACGATTCAATGTAGCGGATGGCATACCGACCTCGGAAAGTTTGTATGGTAATGTCACAGCGAAAGAATATTTGTATAACTACAAATACAATAAAATGGCAGGGACTTGCACCTTTACTGTGCCTGTAACAAGAGATTTTAATCTGCGTTGGGTAGAATACGTATTTGGTGTCGGCTATAAGCACAGGTCTGAAAATGTAACGTTGACTTATGACGTTAAGGTTACGAAGCCCTATGCTTACTGGGCAGTAGCTGAATTTCAGTTGTATGAGATAGTCAGGGCGACGCTTTTGAACTATGCCTTTGAGGGTGGTGGAATCTCGATTTTGCCAGCGGGATATGATCCGCCCGATTTTGTATTAGCGGCTTACTCTACCCATATCCAACCCCCGCCACAGATTAAAACCATTGTACTGAGGGATAAGGATATCGATGGCGGAACTAAAAGGCCGGATATTGAAAACGATACACGCGAGCGGGGGGAAATGGAAGCAGAAGGCAGTAAACGTGCGCCCAAGCTGTATGTCCGAAATGATTTACTGGAATTTGCAGGTCAAACAATTATGAATGACGGCTGGGTAGAAGGACAAACTGAAATGCCGGGTGAAATTCCGGAAGCGAGAATCATTAATGACAACGTACTATATAGCCCAGACCATATTATACCAACTAGCAAAACGAACAAGGCGGACCAAGCGAGCAGCGGGAGGATTTACTACGAAATCATGAACGGGAGTACCGATGCGGACGCCAATAAAGACTTTCCAATCTACGGGATCAATTCGGTAACGGTACATACGCCGGTTGTCATCTATCCCAGCGTTTCGGATGATCGGGCCCACAATCAAAAAACGAATCCAGCCGAGGGGCGTTCCGCGATTATTCTTGACCGGCCTTTTACCGTGGAAATGCCAAACAGCGGACAGCATGCGAATTATCTCGGTTATGGGAACCGGAACTACCTCAAATACATAGGCAGCAAGCAGGTGCGTTTCCCGTTTGACGTGTACGATGGAACGAAATCGGCTTTTTACTCGAAAAATACCTGGATCGAAGTGGACAAAAGCAAGGAGTCGTTTGCGTTTTTCTTACCGGTGTGGGTGGATGAAGGCTTTTACGATGTCGAGTTTCGCACGATCGCGCATAATGCGCCGTCCGGGGCCACGGATCAAACCAATGCCAATCTGGATCTTAAGCATCATATCGCCTATGATACCGTGCCGGTGGATGCGATCGGGCGCGTGTACGATTTTCGAGTGACGGATATTGCCGATTATAACTGGGAAAGTGTGTTCCGGACCGAAAAAGGCGGGCGAACGCCGACCGGTGCGTCTTATTGGGTAGGCTTGAACGGGATTGACGGGGCGGCGCGCGGCAACACGAGCAGGTTCACGCTGCCGATCCGCCCGGGCAGCCATCCGCTGTACAATAACGCTGTGATCAAGACGGGCTACCATTTCAAGTTTGACCTCAAAACGAAAGGGAATATGTTTGGGGCGCAGGATCAGATTGCAATTACGCCGGCGTTTTATTTTATCGATGCGAAAAAAGGCACACGGACGCCCGTTGATTTGTACTACCATACCGGCAGCAAAAGCTACGTCAAAATCGGCTCGCCTTCCGACAAGGTGCAGCGTTATGTCGTTTTGAACGAGCGGCTGCGGAATGTGCCGGCCGAGGAGTTGACCGATACGGCGCTATACAAATACGATCACGACTATACGTTTAATCAGGTGGCCGGGATCGGGCGAAGCCAGTTCGTGCAGAACTTTATTCGCAAAACGACGAAGCAGCGGACGGCCGTGGGCAGTTTCAGCCTGCTGCGGCTGCCGGAAGGCGTGCGGACGCTGATCGGACCCAAAACCGATCTGCCGCCCAGCGTCGATCCGGCCCGGGCCAATGCCGCGGTGCAAAAATGGTATGGCGAGTACAGCCTGCCGGCCGACCTGTACGCGGTGGCGGCGGGGACGAATGTGGCCGAATACGGGCGGACGCACGGCGGGCTAACGGATAAGTCGCCGATATTTTTGAAGGATGGATACATTGTCGTGAACTTCAACATCGAGACGGTGCGGGATGGGAACACGGACAAGCCCCATCTTCAGTATATCGACGCCCCGTTAATGAACCAGTGGTTCGGGCTGGAAGGGTTTAGGCGCAGCGCGGACGATCCGTACGGACGGACCTTTGCGCTGCTGGACGGGGACGTCGTGTTCTATCACGCGGACCAATCGAGCCGGGGCGATTTTCGTTCCATGGTTACGCATTAA
- a CDS encoding ArsR/SmtB family transcription factor, which translates to MPDTFAVIAEPSRRRILDLLLQSESNVTDLAQALGLSQPLVSKHLRTLRQSGLVKVRIKSQQHIYSLEAEPLAEIDEWLKAYRKKWNRHVDALENFLDQQKKD; encoded by the coding sequence TTGCCGGATACCTTTGCCGTCATTGCCGAGCCTTCCCGCCGGCGGATTTTGGACCTGCTGCTCCAGTCGGAATCCAACGTAACGGATCTGGCCCAGGCGTTGGGGCTGTCGCAGCCCTTGGTGTCCAAGCATTTGCGGACGCTGCGCCAAAGCGGTCTGGTCAAGGTCCGGATCAAGTCCCAGCAGCACATCTATTCGCTGGAAGCCGAGCCGCTGGCAGAGATCGACGAATGGCTGAAAGCCTATCGCAAGAAGTGGAATCGGCATGTTGATGCCTTGGAGAATTTTTTGGACCAGCAGAAAAAAGATTAG
- the fucO gene encoding lactaldehyde reductase, producing MSQRMILNETSYFGAGAIADIVNEVKQRRFVKALVVTDKELVKHNVVSKITGLLDLHQLPYSVFDETVANPTIEVVQQGLAAFKAAGADYIIAIGGGSPMDTAKAIGIISNNPEYADVRSLEGAVATAHKSVPIIAVPTTAGTAAEVTINYVITDTQNKRKFVCVDPHDIPIVAIVDPDMMSSMPKGLTAATGMDALTHAIEGYITKAAWELTDALHLKAVEIIARSLRGAVNNDPQGREGMALGQYIAGMGFSNVGLGLVHGMAHPLGAFYDTPHGVANAILLPSIMAYNADYTGEKYRDIAKAMGVPGIEQMSIQEARKAAVAAVRQLSEDVGIPSRLREAGVREEDIPALARSAFEDVCTGGNPRETTVAEIEELYRAIF from the coding sequence ATGAGCCAACGTATGATTTTGAACGAAACCTCGTATTTCGGGGCCGGGGCGATTGCCGATATCGTCAATGAAGTGAAGCAGCGCCGTTTTGTTAAGGCATTGGTCGTAACCGACAAGGAGCTTGTGAAGCATAATGTCGTGTCCAAAATAACCGGTCTGCTTGACCTCCACCAGTTGCCTTATTCCGTTTTCGATGAAACGGTAGCGAATCCTACCATTGAAGTCGTGCAACAAGGATTGGCCGCCTTTAAGGCAGCCGGGGCCGATTATATCATCGCGATTGGCGGCGGATCGCCGATGGATACGGCCAAAGCGATCGGCATCATCAGCAACAATCCGGAATACGCCGACGTTCGCAGTTTGGAAGGAGCGGTGGCGACGGCCCACAAATCGGTGCCGATCATCGCCGTTCCGACAACGGCCGGGACAGCGGCGGAGGTCACGATTAACTATGTGATCACGGATACGCAAAACAAACGGAAATTTGTCTGCGTTGATCCCCATGACATTCCCATCGTCGCCATCGTCGACCCGGATATGATGAGCTCCATGCCCAAAGGACTCACCGCCGCCACCGGCATGGACGCTCTAACCCATGCGATCGAAGGATATATTACCAAAGCAGCCTGGGAATTGACCGATGCGCTGCATCTAAAAGCGGTGGAAATCATCGCCCGGTCCCTGCGCGGCGCCGTGAACAATGATCCGCAAGGCCGCGAAGGAATGGCACTGGGGCAGTATATCGCCGGCATGGGCTTTTCTAATGTGGGCCTGGGGTTGGTGCACGGGATGGCTCATCCGTTGGGAGCTTTTTACGATACGCCTCATGGAGTGGCTAATGCTATTTTGCTGCCGTCCATTATGGCATACAACGCCGATTACACCGGGGAAAAATACCGCGACATCGCCAAAGCGATGGGCGTGCCGGGAATCGAACAAATGAGCATCCAGGAAGCTCGCAAAGCTGCGGTTGCCGCAGTTCGCCAGCTGTCGGAGGACGTCGGCATTCCGTCCCGTCTCCGTGAAGCCGGTGTGCGGGAAGAGGACATCCCCGCCCTCGCCCGCTCCGCGTTCGAAGATGTATGTACGGGTGGCAATCCGCGGGAGACAACGGTGGCCGAGATTGAGGAGTTGTATCGGGCGATTTTTTAG
- a CDS encoding putative holin-like toxin gives MEVYQALTLMISFATLIVLILSFHKRK, from the coding sequence GTGGAAGTTTATCAAGCGTTAACGCTAATGATCTCATTTGCGACTTTAATTGTCCTGATACTTTCCTTCCATAAACGCAAATAG
- a CDS encoding S-layer homology domain-containing protein → MKKWLSFLLAGTLISAFIPFGSHTAVGTVNAAAITFKDVKYDHWAKKAIDSAVAKGYFKGYADGTFKPNATVTRAEFAALLARAAKGDAAETASSGHEFSDLTGHWSEAEVERAVSLGYIQPGDYPNGFKPNTPITRFEMSKWMTSGLAAAAEDYKQALEDTKTTVIPVKEYFNPGIPQIKSSYIAVALGTKLMSGYPDGSFGLDKNATRAEASTILLNLERVSGQKADDFLGLKELRQVGTERTNLETISPFTTGNTSLNDVAEKTLTFRNNAGSLKLHNYIVVDTEDFKNIKSIYAPLFVDETDYISRLDKPGVYRAYIQITIYPKTKEFDLDHYMTGVGDGVVRGSRILNQNLMQKYGYFTLPHMNAKEFFKGNNNGNGITVWVQRFLDSETMGSQITTDDGSFASINNK, encoded by the coding sequence ATGAAAAAATGGCTGTCATTTCTGTTGGCCGGGACTTTGATAAGCGCTTTTATTCCGTTCGGGTCCCATACGGCCGTCGGCACGGTGAATGCTGCAGCAATCACTTTTAAGGACGTGAAATACGACCACTGGGCGAAAAAGGCGATTGATTCGGCGGTCGCCAAAGGTTACTTCAAAGGCTACGCCGATGGAACCTTCAAGCCGAACGCGACCGTGACCCGGGCCGAATTTGCCGCGCTTTTGGCGCGTGCGGCGAAAGGGGATGCCGCTGAAACGGCTTCTTCCGGCCATGAGTTTTCCGATCTGACAGGTCATTGGAGCGAAGCCGAGGTGGAACGCGCCGTGTCCCTCGGATATATTCAGCCCGGCGACTATCCGAACGGATTTAAGCCCAATACGCCGATTACCCGGTTTGAAATGTCAAAATGGATGACCTCGGGGCTGGCGGCGGCCGCTGAGGATTACAAACAAGCATTGGAGGATACGAAGACCACCGTGATCCCGGTAAAGGAATATTTTAATCCCGGCATACCGCAAATTAAGTCCTCTTACATCGCCGTAGCTTTAGGAACGAAATTAATGAGCGGTTACCCGGACGGCTCCTTCGGCCTGGACAAAAACGCAACCCGGGCGGAAGCTTCCACGATCCTGCTGAATCTGGAACGAGTAAGCGGCCAAAAGGCCGACGACTTCCTTGGCCTCAAGGAACTGCGCCAGGTCGGCACGGAACGGACCAATCTGGAGACGATCAGCCCGTTTACAACCGGCAACACCTCTTTAAACGATGTGGCGGAAAAAACACTCACATTCCGAAATAACGCCGGCAGCCTAAAGCTGCACAATTATATCGTGGTCGATACCGAAGATTTCAAAAATATTAAGAGCATCTATGCGCCGTTGTTTGTGGATGAGACGGATTATATTAGTCGGTTGGATAAACCGGGGGTATATAGAGCGTATATTCAGATTACGATTTATCCGAAAACAAAAGAGTTTGACCTCGATCACTATATGACCGGCGTGGGAGATGGTGTAGTCAGGGGGAGTAGGATTCTAAATCAAAATCTTATGCAGAAGTATGGTTACTTTACTCTCCCACATATGAATGCAAAGGAATTTTTTAAAGGAAATAACAACGGCAATGGGATTACCGTATGGGTTCAGCGATTTTTGGATTCTGAAACAATGGGATCTCAAATCACAACAGACGATGGTTCATTTGCATCTATTAATAACAAATAA
- a CDS encoding DUF6809 family protein, whose translation MEKWRKKLGEEEFRKLEALLDLHAEANAMHNEAAFTHGFKLGAAILAEVLAGKEELIRSI comes from the coding sequence ATGGAGAAGTGGCGCAAGAAACTGGGCGAAGAGGAATTCCGCAAACTGGAAGCTTTGCTGGATCTTCATGCGGAGGCCAACGCCATGCATAATGAGGCAGCCTTCACGCACGGCTTCAAGCTGGGAGCGGCCATCCTGGCGGAAGTGCTGGCCGGTAAAGAGGAGCTTATCCGCTCAATATAG
- a CDS encoding U32 family peptidase → MSKAGLTRQDVELLAPAGDWDCMRAAVANGADAIFFGVEKFNARARANNFRMDELPEIMAFLHSYGVKGFLTFNILVFEDELKEARELVEACIESGVDAVIVQDLGLVKLIREISPDFPIHGSTQMTITSPEAVEFVKPWNMERVVLGRENNLKQIKVIGEQAKLPMEVFVHGALCVSYSGQCLTSEMWGGRSANRGECAQACRLPYDLMVDGEKKPMGDVAYLLSPKDLAAIDIMPELIEAGVTSFKIEGRLKSPEYVANVVSKYRKAIDRYFDGDDTKPSKEEIRELQQSFSRGFTHGFLEGTNNKKLVDGTFPKSRGVYLGRVEKVLRDGVVCKLEAPLKRGDGIVFDAGDPTKKEEGGRVYDLRRKGVKQEGEAGEGWIVDIVPGRNDVDLRRVHVGDRIWKTSDPALDKRLRQTFETDKPYRVFPVHVRAVGRPGGLLTTFWTDVQKGTMVRVDSELELEVAQKRPMDAALLEEQFGRLGGTVFQLEQLDAELHGDVILPIRELNGIRRRAVELLAAERPKPPVWTRAAAGDAPPAAAGLAGAGPRRAPHTHGEAQLTALCRSLPQVQAALEAGVSFVYADFEFIKQFTAAVEAVHAAGKQIALATPRIHMPGENGYHNNILRLQPDAVLVRNTGALYYYLRHRMENPSAVHPRLIGDFSLNIANHKTVELFLEAGCDIVTPSYDLNIQQMVDLLQVSRAADMEVVIHQHLPMFHTEHCVYCTFLSEGTDYTNCGRPCEQHRASLQDRIGMSHPVRVDEGCRNTVYNAIEQSGAEYLNHFLELGVPRYRVEFLEETPDQVHKVIDLYNRALRGEISGTQVWKTLKATNQLGVTRGQLVK, encoded by the coding sequence ATGAGCAAGGCAGGATTGACGAGGCAGGATGTGGAGCTGCTGGCGCCGGCGGGTGACTGGGACTGCATGCGGGCGGCGGTGGCGAACGGGGCGGACGCGATTTTTTTTGGCGTGGAGAAGTTTAATGCCCGGGCGCGGGCGAACAATTTTCGTATGGACGAACTGCCGGAGATCATGGCGTTTTTGCACAGCTATGGGGTCAAAGGGTTTCTGACGTTCAACATTCTCGTGTTCGAGGATGAGCTGAAAGAGGCGCGGGAACTGGTGGAGGCGTGCATCGAAAGCGGCGTGGACGCGGTGATCGTGCAGGACCTCGGGCTGGTGAAGCTGATCCGCGAAATATCGCCGGATTTTCCGATTCACGGATCGACGCAGATGACGATTACTTCGCCGGAGGCGGTGGAGTTCGTCAAGCCGTGGAACATGGAGCGGGTCGTTTTGGGACGGGAAAACAACCTGAAGCAGATCAAGGTGATCGGGGAGCAGGCCAAGCTGCCGATGGAGGTGTTTGTGCACGGGGCGCTGTGCGTGTCGTATTCCGGTCAGTGCCTGACGTCGGAAATGTGGGGCGGGCGTTCGGCCAACCGCGGCGAGTGCGCGCAGGCGTGCCGGCTGCCGTACGACCTCATGGTCGACGGGGAAAAGAAACCGATGGGCGATGTGGCCTATCTGCTGTCGCCGAAGGATTTGGCGGCGATCGACATCATGCCGGAGCTGATCGAGGCGGGCGTGACTTCGTTTAAAATCGAAGGGCGGCTGAAAAGTCCGGAGTACGTGGCGAACGTAGTAAGCAAATACCGCAAGGCGATCGACCGCTATTTTGACGGGGATGATACGAAGCCTTCCAAGGAGGAGATCCGCGAGCTGCAGCAGAGTTTTTCGCGCGGCTTTACGCACGGGTTCCTGGAAGGGACGAACAATAAAAAGCTGGTTGACGGGACGTTCCCGAAAAGCCGGGGCGTATACCTGGGCCGGGTCGAAAAGGTGCTGCGCGACGGCGTTGTCTGCAAGCTGGAAGCGCCGCTGAAGCGCGGCGACGGGATCGTGTTTGATGCCGGAGATCCGACGAAAAAAGAAGAAGGCGGACGCGTTTACGACCTGCGCCGCAAAGGCGTGAAGCAGGAGGGCGAGGCCGGCGAGGGCTGGATCGTGGACATTGTGCCGGGGCGTAACGACGTGGATTTGCGCCGGGTGCATGTCGGCGACCGCATTTGGAAAACGAGCGATCCGGCGCTCGACAAACGGCTGCGCCAAACGTTCGAGACGGACAAACCGTACCGCGTGTTTCCGGTGCATGTGCGGGCCGTCGGGCGCCCCGGCGGGCTGCTCACCACCTTCTGGACGGATGTGCAGAAGGGCACGATGGTGCGCGTCGACTCGGAGCTGGAGCTCGAGGTGGCGCAAAAACGGCCGATGGACGCAGCGCTGCTCGAAGAGCAGTTCGGGCGTCTCGGCGGCACGGTGTTTCAGCTCGAGCAGCTGGATGCGGAGCTGCATGGCGACGTCATCCTGCCGATTCGAGAGCTGAACGGCATCCGCCGGCGCGCGGTGGAGCTGCTCGCCGCCGAGCGGCCGAAGCCGCCCGTGTGGACGCGGGCGGCGGCGGGGGACGCCCCGCCTGCCGCGGCCGGCCTGGCCGGTGCCGGCCCGCGCCGCGCGCCGCATACGCACGGTGAAGCGCAGCTCACCGCGCTGTGCCGCAGCCTGCCGCAGGTGCAGGCTGCGCTCGAAGCCGGCGTTTCCTTTGTCTACGCCGACTTCGAGTTTATCAAGCAGTTCACGGCAGCGGTCGAAGCCGTTCATGCCGCCGGCAAGCAAATTGCGCTGGCCACGCCGCGCATCCATATGCCGGGCGAAAACGGCTACCACAACAACATCCTGCGCCTTCAGCCCGACGCGGTGCTGGTGCGCAACACCGGGGCGCTTTACTATTACCTGCGCCACCGCATGGAGAATCCGTCGGCCGTGCACCCGCGGCTGATCGGCGATTTTTCGCTGAACATCGCCAATCACAAAACGGTAGAGCTGTTCCTGGAGGCCGGCTGCGACATCGTCACGCCGTCCTATGATTTGAACATCCAGCAGATGGTCGACCTGCTGCAGGTCAGTAGGGCGGCCGACATGGAAGTCGTCATCCATCAGCATTTGCCGATGTTCCACACAGAGCATTGCGTGTACTGCACCTTCCTAAGCGAAGGCACCGACTACACCAACTGCGGCCGTCCGTGCGAGCAGCACCGGGCATCGCTGCAGGACCGCATTGGCATGTCCCACCCGGTCCGGGTCGATGAAGGCTGCCGCAACACGGTGTACAACGCGATCGAACAGTCCGGCGCGGAGTATTTGAACCATTTCCTTGAGCTTGGCGTACCGCGCTACCGGGTTGAATTCCTAGAGGAAACCCCGGATCAGGTGCACAAGGTCATCGACCTGTACAACCGCGCCCTGCGCGGTGAAATCAGCGGTACCCAAGTCTGGAAAACGCTAAAAGCTACCAACCAGCTAGGCGTCACGCGCGGACAACTGGTGAAATAA
- a CDS encoding deoxynucleoside kinase translates to MKPSPFIAVEGAIGAGKTTLAAMLAERFDFPLLKEIVEENPFLDKFYQNSGDWSFQLEMFFLCNRYKQLEDTALKFVSRRRPVVSDYHIYKNLIFAQRTLKGGQLDKYRQIYHLLTDDLPKPNLIVYIRADLATLQQRIKKRGRSFEQDIDPGYLERLIEDYDEAMARIKANEPETVVIAVDGNAMDFVEHPEHFEQIVAEIKERM, encoded by the coding sequence ATGAAACCAAGTCCGTTTATTGCAGTGGAAGGCGCGATTGGGGCCGGCAAAACAACGCTGGCGGCGATGCTCGCTGAGCGGTTTGATTTTCCGCTCCTGAAGGAGATTGTGGAGGAAAATCCGTTCCTGGACAAGTTTTACCAGAACAGCGGGGATTGGAGCTTTCAACTGGAGATGTTCTTTTTGTGCAACCGGTACAAGCAACTGGAGGATACGGCGCTGAAGTTTGTGTCCCGCCGCCGGCCGGTCGTGTCCGATTATCATATTTATAAAAATTTGATTTTTGCCCAGCGCACGCTGAAAGGGGGCCAGCTTGACAAATACCGGCAAATTTATCATCTGCTGACCGACGATTTGCCGAAGCCTAACCTGATCGTGTATATCCGGGCGGATCTGGCGACCCTGCAGCAAAGAATCAAAAAACGCGGCCGGAGCTTTGAGCAGGACATCGATCCCGGTTATCTGGAGCGGTTAATCGAGGATTACGATGAGGCGATGGCCCGCATTAAAGCGAATGAACCTGAAACGGTTGTCATCGCGGTGGACGGCAATGCGATGGATTTTGTCGAGCATCCGGAGCATTTTGAACAAATCGTTGCCGAGATAAAGGAGCGTATGTAA